The proteins below come from a single Asanoa ferruginea genomic window:
- a CDS encoding N-acyl homoserine lactonase family protein produces the protein MGDVRRIDLGFFVRPAEEAGAPHPRVEPVYGYLVRRPEGLLLFDTGMGAHPDADAHYQPTRRPISEALDHAGVSIDDVTMIVNCHLHFDHCGGNPLFTGRPILVQAEELAAARKITDYTLPELVDFAGAHYLEVSGETELWPGVWIIPTPGHTDGHQSVAVRRADGTVVLAGQARDDATTYGRDLLAHQSGQDIPYPKWVERLVELDPRAIVFAHDAAVWMPGERKD, from the coding sequence GTGGGAGACGTACGCCGGATCGATCTCGGTTTCTTCGTCCGCCCGGCCGAAGAGGCCGGCGCGCCGCACCCACGGGTCGAGCCGGTCTACGGCTACCTGGTCCGCCGCCCCGAGGGCCTGCTGCTCTTCGACACCGGCATGGGCGCTCATCCCGATGCCGACGCGCACTACCAGCCGACCCGGCGGCCGATAAGCGAGGCACTCGACCACGCCGGCGTCAGCATCGACGACGTCACCATGATCGTCAACTGCCACCTGCACTTCGACCACTGCGGCGGCAACCCGCTCTTCACCGGGCGGCCCATCCTGGTGCAGGCCGAGGAGCTGGCCGCGGCCCGCAAGATCACCGACTACACCCTGCCCGAGCTGGTCGACTTCGCCGGCGCGCACTACCTGGAGGTCAGCGGCGAGACCGAGCTGTGGCCGGGGGTGTGGATCATCCCGACGCCGGGGCACACCGACGGGCACCAGTCGGTCGCCGTGCGCCGGGCCGACGGCACCGTGGTGCTCGCCGGGCAGGCCCGCGACGACGCCACCACCTACGGCCGGGATCTGCTGGCGCACCAGAGCGGGCAGGACATCCCGTACCCGAAATGGGTCGAAAGGCTCGTCGAGCTCGATCCTCGCGCGATCGTCTTCGCACACGACGCCGCGGTCTGGATGCCCGGCGAACGAAAGGACTAG
- a CDS encoding DUF3500 domain-containing protein, with protein MAAAAGEFLALVGPPLPYPFEDSGRRWIEYRPHTRPGVSLATLEVPARKAAFRLLATGLSPHAYAQALSIVSLEEVLDRSEGFARGRHLNDYWVSVFGTPGSSAPWSWRFEGHHLSVSMTVAGGLVSPAPVFFGANPARVSYGAHTVSRPLAPEEDVAFALLAALSPTERSLAVVSEAPPPDIESGVSPVAVPLSPAGISATVLNPAAGALLAALVGVYLDRLPASLAEELSPGLEELRFAWAGPDRPGVPYYYRLQGADLLIEYDNTAGGNHAHTVLRRPSADFGADLLAEHRSAYH; from the coding sequence ATGGCCGCCGCGGCCGGCGAGTTCCTGGCGCTGGTCGGGCCGCCGCTGCCCTACCCGTTCGAGGACTCGGGCCGTCGGTGGATCGAATACCGGCCACACACCCGTCCGGGCGTCTCGCTGGCCACGCTGGAGGTGCCGGCGCGGAAGGCGGCGTTCCGCTTGCTGGCGACGGGGCTGAGCCCACACGCGTACGCCCAGGCGTTGTCGATCGTGTCCTTGGAAGAGGTGTTGGACCGTTCGGAGGGATTCGCCCGCGGCCGGCACCTCAACGACTACTGGGTGTCGGTGTTCGGGACGCCCGGCTCGTCGGCGCCGTGGTCGTGGCGGTTCGAGGGGCACCACCTGTCGGTGTCGATGACGGTGGCCGGCGGCCTGGTCTCCCCCGCCCCGGTGTTCTTCGGCGCCAACCCGGCCCGCGTCTCCTACGGCGCGCACACCGTGTCCCGGCCGCTGGCGCCGGAGGAGGATGTCGCGTTCGCCCTGCTGGCGGCGCTGTCGCCGACGGAGCGCTCGTTGGCGGTGGTGTCGGAGGCGCCGCCGCCGGACATCGAGAGCGGCGTGTCGCCTGTCGCCGTGCCGCTGTCGCCCGCCGGCATCTCGGCGACGGTGCTCAATCCCGCGGCTGGTGCGCTGCTGGCCGCACTGGTCGGGGTCTATCTCGATCGGCTGCCGGCTTCGTTGGCCGAGGAGTTGAGCCCGGGTCTCGAGGAGTTGCGCTTCGCGTGGGCCGGCCCGGACCGTCCCGGGGTGCCCTACTACTACCGTCTCCAGGGCGCCGACCTGTTGATCGAGTACGACAACACCGCGGGTGGCAACCACGCGCACACGGTGCTGCGCCGGCCGTCCGCGGACTTCGGGGCGGACCTGCTGGCCGAGCACCGGTCGGCGTACCACTGA
- a CDS encoding TIGR03089 family protein, which produces MDSSPSSLVSRAGALTDASRPLLTFYDDATGSRVALSAVELGGWAARVAGLLTSGCGLGPGSRAAVLLPPHWQTAAALLGAWSAGVAVSFRLSATAGLPTLEPGLNEPLDAVFVSRGQLDDWLVDVPAATHRFLLSVYDSKRPVSTPSGYQEFLPSLSGFSASPSVSLLPTDPASVDGTTYAQWGALARWVATDAGLAAGDRLLIDAAEHEHPLKWLLAPLSVGASVVLCANLDQSLIESRVAAEGVTRVL; this is translated from the coding sequence GTGGACAGTTCTCCGTCGTCTCTGGTTTCCCGCGCCGGCGCGCTGACGGATGCGTCGCGGCCGCTGCTCACGTTCTATGACGACGCGACGGGTTCGCGGGTCGCGCTGTCGGCCGTCGAGCTGGGCGGGTGGGCCGCTCGCGTGGCTGGCCTGTTGACCTCGGGTTGCGGCCTTGGTCCGGGCAGCCGGGCCGCGGTCCTGCTGCCGCCCCATTGGCAAACGGCGGCGGCGCTGCTCGGTGCGTGGTCGGCCGGGGTGGCGGTGTCGTTCCGCTTGTCGGCCACGGCGGGGTTGCCGACGCTCGAGCCTGGGCTCAACGAGCCGCTGGACGCGGTCTTCGTGTCTCGTGGGCAATTGGACGACTGGCTAGTCGACGTGCCGGCGGCGACGCACCGGTTCCTGCTATCGGTCTACGACTCGAAGCGGCCGGTGTCGACGCCTTCCGGTTACCAGGAGTTCCTGCCGTCGCTGTCGGGGTTCTCGGCTTCGCCGTCGGTCTCGCTGCTCCCCACGGACCCGGCCAGCGTCGACGGGACGACGTATGCGCAGTGGGGTGCGCTGGCGCGCTGGGTCGCGACCGACGCCGGGCTGGCGGCGGGTGACCGGTTGCTGATCGACGCGGCTGAGCATGAACATCCGTTGAAGTGGCTGTTGGCTCCGCTGTCGGTGGGCGCGTCCGTGGTGCTGTGCGCCAACCTCGACCAATCCTTGATCGAGTCCCGCGTGGCCGCCGAAGGCGTGACCCGCGTCCTCTGA
- a CDS encoding DUF2231 domain-containing protein — MEELVDTRLRISGHPIQPVLMTFPVGLFVCAVVFDVGRLVGAPSVVGEVGYWTAVAGLVGTALTMVAGLIDIWDVPAGPIRRDVVTFNAVNGAMAGIFLLVCLMRAGSGHPLASVPMVIMEGVALGVGVFGIWLGARLMRRFGTMAGDRVAPRGRRLVARPDAEGSGTVYATNRAASRAGLNFRQPDANDLDLTTEIRPGLGGLGGLGADKPNAAA; from the coding sequence GTGGAGGAGCTCGTGGATACCCGCCTTCGAATCTCCGGCCATCCGATCCAGCCGGTGCTGATGACATTTCCCGTCGGCCTTTTCGTGTGTGCCGTCGTCTTCGACGTTGGACGGTTGGTCGGCGCACCGAGCGTCGTCGGAGAGGTGGGCTACTGGACGGCGGTTGCCGGACTGGTCGGCACCGCCTTGACGATGGTTGCCGGCCTGATCGACATCTGGGACGTGCCCGCCGGCCCGATCCGCCGCGACGTCGTGACCTTCAACGCGGTCAACGGCGCCATGGCCGGAATCTTTCTGCTCGTCTGCCTGATGCGCGCTGGCAGCGGGCATCCGCTGGCCAGCGTCCCGATGGTGATCATGGAGGGCGTGGCCCTCGGCGTCGGCGTGTTCGGAATCTGGCTCGGCGCGCGGCTGATGCGCCGCTTCGGCACGATGGCCGGCGACCGCGTCGCGCCGCGCGGTCGGCGACTCGTCGCCAGGCCCGACGCGGAAGGATCGGGCACCGTGTACGCCACCAACCGTGCCGCCAGTCGTGCCGGGCTCAATTTCCGGCAGCCCGACGCGAACGATCTCGACCTCACTACCGAGATCCGCCCCGGCCTCGGTGGTCTCGGTGGCCTCGGCGCTGACAAACCGAACGCTGCTGCCTGA
- a CDS encoding GAF and ANTAR domain-containing protein gives MAGPGSDRDPISLVAVETAALLRELTAGLLASNDLEEALDHLAKTSRHALPGVSWSSVTLLRAGEPASVSASDRRARRLDSLQYAADGPAMSAIRQREVVLCDDLVTETRWPEWTPRAVTYGACAVLAAPVDVDDQVLGSISLYACEPGVLEQSAQLTAMLLAEHAGLLLAAVRERDRRDSVPSDLADTLASGEVIGQAIGVVMMQRRCPPAEALDVLRGASTALSLPVEDVARRLVHSAEARARASAS, from the coding sequence ATGGCGGGTCCGGGTTCGGATCGGGATCCGATCAGTTTGGTGGCCGTGGAGACCGCGGCTCTGCTCCGGGAACTGACCGCCGGTCTGTTGGCCAGCAACGACCTCGAAGAGGCGCTCGACCACCTGGCGAAGACCAGCCGGCACGCCCTACCAGGGGTGTCCTGGTCGAGCGTGACCCTGCTCCGGGCGGGTGAGCCCGCCAGCGTCTCCGCCTCCGACCGCCGGGCGCGGCGGTTGGACTCACTGCAATACGCGGCCGACGGGCCAGCGATGAGCGCCATCCGCCAGCGCGAGGTCGTGCTCTGCGACGACCTGGTCACCGAGACCCGCTGGCCGGAGTGGACGCCGCGGGCGGTGACCTACGGCGCGTGCGCGGTGCTAGCGGCGCCGGTCGACGTCGACGACCAGGTGCTCGGCTCGATCAGCCTCTACGCGTGCGAGCCGGGAGTCCTCGAGCAGAGCGCGCAACTGACCGCCATGTTGCTCGCCGAGCACGCCGGGCTGCTGCTCGCCGCCGTGCGCGAGCGCGACCGCCGCGACTCGGTGCCGAGCGACCTCGCCGACACGCTCGCCTCTGGCGAGGTGATCGGCCAGGCGATCGGCGTGGTGATGATGCAACGCCGATGCCCGCCGGCCGAGGCGCTCGACGTGCTGCGCGGCGCGTCGACCGCGCTCTCCCTGCCGGTCGAGGACGTGGCCCGCCGCCTGGTGCACTCGGCCGAGGCCCGCGCTAGGGCCAGCGCCAGCTGA
- the secA2 gene encoding accessory Sec system translocase SecA2: MGVMQRLKNRTQRFLQRPGTTVDLAPLQKVLPEIEALEDELKELDDEALTARADEATKVAEICALGREAARRAIDERPYDVQLLGVMAMLGGSVAEMATGEGKTLTAAIAAYGHVRSGNGPVHVLTVNDYLARRDAEWMEPIYKLLGLTVGWVTEASTPEERRAAYACDVTYASVSEAGFDYLRDQLATDVDDRVQSTLATAIVDEADSILIDEARVPMVLAGAVPGEQDPVHVAAGVVKGLRSGRHYEIADDGRSVAFTNAGLSVVERKLGGIDLYDDEHVEQLSAVNVALHAHALLHRDVDYIVRNGAVELVDEMRGRVAQRRRWPDGLQAAVEAKEGLDATAEGEVLGTITVQAYIALYPTVCGMTATAVLVGEQLREYFKLEVAVIPPNTPCIRVDEPDRIYATRAEKEDALVAEITLSHEKGRPVLVGTLDVKESESLAKALDAAGIPCVVLNAKNDDEEAAIIAEAGKAGAVTVSTQMAGRGVDIRLGGSDQADREQVAELGGLYVLGGGRHHSRRVDDQLRGRAGRQGDPGSSAFFVSLEDDLIQRNAPDAIPASPRMNFDGLVTDEQVDYAVEHAQRVSEGVQHEIHKNTWRYSVVIEQQRKALSERRERVLTTDVAADMLKKRSPEKAEELVELDGELLPRVARSIALYHIDRLWAEHLAELSEVREGVHLRALGRLDPLDEFHRAAVPAFNAVVPAIEERTVETFDENEFDENWAPDDKTLVRPSATWTYLVHDNPFGSELDRLIASVGRRLSSGGGN, encoded by the coding sequence ATGGGAGTCATGCAGCGGTTGAAGAACAGGACCCAGCGGTTCCTCCAGCGTCCCGGCACGACCGTCGACCTGGCGCCGCTGCAGAAGGTGCTTCCCGAGATCGAGGCGTTAGAAGACGAGCTCAAGGAGCTCGACGACGAGGCGTTGACGGCGCGGGCCGACGAAGCGACCAAGGTCGCCGAGATCTGCGCGCTCGGGCGCGAGGCCGCCCGGCGCGCGATCGACGAGCGCCCCTACGACGTCCAGCTTCTAGGCGTGATGGCGATGCTCGGCGGCAGTGTCGCCGAGATGGCCACCGGTGAGGGCAAGACGCTGACCGCGGCGATCGCGGCCTACGGGCACGTGCGCAGCGGCAACGGTCCGGTGCACGTGCTCACGGTCAACGACTACCTGGCCCGCCGCGACGCCGAGTGGATGGAGCCGATCTACAAGCTCCTCGGCCTCACCGTCGGCTGGGTCACCGAGGCGTCGACCCCCGAGGAGCGGCGCGCGGCCTATGCCTGCGACGTCACCTACGCGTCGGTCAGCGAGGCGGGCTTCGACTACCTGCGCGACCAGCTCGCCACCGACGTCGACGACCGGGTCCAGAGCACGCTCGCCACGGCGATCGTCGACGAGGCCGACTCGATCCTGATCGACGAGGCGCGGGTGCCGATGGTGCTGGCCGGCGCGGTGCCGGGCGAGCAGGACCCGGTGCACGTCGCCGCCGGTGTGGTTAAAGGGCTGCGCTCCGGTCGCCACTACGAGATCGCCGACGACGGTCGCAGCGTGGCGTTCACCAACGCCGGTCTGTCCGTGGTCGAGCGCAAGCTCGGTGGCATCGACCTCTACGACGACGAGCACGTCGAGCAGCTCTCCGCCGTCAACGTCGCCCTGCACGCGCACGCGCTGCTGCACCGCGACGTCGACTACATCGTGCGCAACGGCGCCGTCGAGCTGGTCGACGAGATGCGTGGCCGGGTGGCGCAGCGGCGCCGGTGGCCCGACGGCCTCCAGGCCGCGGTCGAGGCCAAGGAGGGTCTCGACGCGACCGCCGAGGGCGAGGTGCTCGGCACCATAACGGTCCAGGCCTACATCGCGCTCTACCCGACGGTGTGCGGCATGACCGCGACCGCCGTGCTGGTCGGCGAGCAGCTCCGCGAATACTTCAAGCTCGAGGTCGCGGTGATCCCGCCCAACACCCCGTGCATCCGGGTCGACGAGCCCGACCGCATCTACGCGACCCGCGCCGAGAAGGAAGACGCGCTCGTCGCCGAGATCACCCTGAGCCACGAGAAGGGTCGCCCGGTCCTGGTCGGGACCCTCGACGTGAAGGAGTCGGAGAGTCTGGCCAAGGCGCTCGACGCCGCCGGCATCCCGTGTGTCGTGCTCAACGCGAAGAACGACGACGAGGAAGCCGCGATCATCGCCGAGGCGGGCAAGGCCGGCGCGGTGACCGTCTCCACGCAGATGGCGGGCCGCGGCGTCGACATCCGGCTGGGCGGCAGCGACCAGGCCGACCGGGAGCAGGTCGCCGAGCTCGGCGGCCTCTACGTCCTCGGCGGCGGCCGGCACCACAGCCGCCGCGTCGACGACCAGCTCCGTGGCCGTGCCGGCCGGCAGGGCGACCCGGGCTCCTCGGCGTTCTTCGTGAGCCTCGAAGACGACCTGATCCAGCGCAACGCGCCCGACGCGATCCCCGCGTCGCCGCGGATGAACTTCGACGGGCTCGTCACCGACGAGCAGGTCGACTACGCCGTGGAGCACGCGCAGCGGGTGTCCGAGGGCGTGCAGCACGAGATCCACAAGAACACGTGGCGCTACAGCGTGGTGATCGAGCAGCAGCGCAAAGCCCTGTCCGAGCGGCGCGAGCGGGTGCTGACCACTGACGTGGCCGCCGACATGCTCAAGAAGCGCAGCCCGGAGAAGGCCGAGGAGCTGGTCGAGCTCGACGGGGAGCTGCTCCCGCGGGTGGCGCGGTCGATCGCGCTCTACCACATCGACCGGTTGTGGGCGGAGCATTTGGCAGAGCTTTCGGAGGTACGCGAGGGCGTGCACCTGCGTGCCCTCGGCCGCCTCGACCCCCTCGACGAGTTCCACCGCGCTGCGGTCCCCGCCTTCAACGCGGTGGTCCCGGCGATCGAGGAGCGCACCGTCGAGACGTTCGACGAGAACGAGTTCGACGAGAACTGGGCGCCCGACGACAAGACGCTGGTCCGGCCGAGCGCGACATGGACCTACCTGGTGCACGACAACCCGTTCGGCTCCGAGCTCGACCGCCTCATCGCCTCCGTCGGCCGCCGCCTCAGCTCCGGCGGCGGCAACTAG
- a CDS encoding zinc-dependent alcohol dehydrogenase — MGDRVVVVTGPGEVAIRDVAAEPVRPGTFRVETVFSGVSAGTELSYVKGTNPYLGSTWNAELGLFEPGAASSPYPVERLGYMEVGRVVASLTSAVSDGDLVAMTIGHRTGYLGDPLVDRVVPLPGDLDPMLGVYAAHMGPICANGLLHAAADLGQGEVRDLGDGVRGRRVVVVGAGVVALLTAALARQHGAASVVVVDPTPERRAVAAALGFDVLDPDGDADPAVVLKTRWRHAAGDRGADVVFQCRGQAYALQLALRLLRPQGTVVDLAFYQGGADAVRLGEEFHHNGLSVRCAQIGRVPRGLAHAWDRDRLSAETIDLLRSPWGALLRQHLVSAVVPFESAASLLVDLADRKRQELQVILSF, encoded by the coding sequence ATGGGTGACCGCGTGGTGGTGGTGACCGGCCCGGGGGAGGTCGCCATCCGTGACGTTGCCGCCGAGCCGGTGCGACCCGGGACGTTTCGGGTGGAGACCGTCTTCAGCGGGGTGTCGGCCGGCACTGAGTTGAGCTATGTCAAAGGCACCAATCCCTATCTCGGGTCGACCTGGAACGCCGAACTCGGACTTTTCGAGCCGGGTGCGGCGTCGTCGCCGTACCCCGTTGAGCGGTTGGGTTATATGGAGGTCGGGCGGGTCGTGGCCAGCCTGACCTCGGCGGTCTCGGACGGTGACCTGGTCGCGATGACCATCGGTCATCGCACCGGCTATCTGGGCGACCCGCTGGTCGACCGGGTGGTGCCGCTGCCGGGCGACCTCGACCCGATGCTCGGCGTCTATGCCGCCCACATGGGGCCGATCTGCGCGAACGGGCTGCTGCACGCGGCCGCCGACCTTGGCCAGGGTGAGGTGCGCGACCTCGGCGACGGCGTGCGGGGGCGGCGGGTCGTGGTCGTCGGCGCCGGCGTCGTCGCGCTGCTCACCGCCGCGCTGGCCCGGCAGCATGGTGCGGCCTCGGTCGTCGTCGTGGATCCGACGCCGGAACGCCGGGCCGTCGCGGCGGCGCTGGGCTTCGATGTGCTCGACCCGGACGGCGACGCGGACCCCGCCGTGGTGCTGAAGACCCGGTGGCGGCACGCCGCTGGCGACCGCGGCGCCGACGTGGTTTTTCAGTGCCGGGGGCAGGCCTATGCGCTGCAGCTGGCGCTGCGGCTGCTGCGACCGCAGGGCACGGTCGTCGACCTCGCCTTCTATCAGGGCGGCGCCGACGCGGTGCGGCTTGGCGAGGAGTTTCACCACAACGGCCTTTCGGTGCGCTGTGCGCAGATCGGGCGGGTGCCGCGTGGGCTCGCCCATGCCTGGGACCGGGACCGGCTTTCCGCTGAGACCATCGACCTGCTCCGTTCTCCGTGGGGTGCGCTGCTCCGCCAGCACCTGGTGTCGGCCGTCGTGCCCTTCGAGTCGGCCGCCTCGCTGCTGGTCGATCTCGCCGACCGCAAACGCCAGGAACTACAGGTGATTCTGAGCTTCTGA
- a CDS encoding Gfo/Idh/MocA family protein — MTATFEVKGRLMAFSEKCRVGMIGAGNVAQRHARVLSGFADVEIIGVTDVVPPAAEALAARHGIPALPDSAALLSLQPDAVYVCVPPFAHGHAEEAVLASGAAMFVEKPIGVDLTVPTRIAAEVARRGTRTAVGHHWRYLDIVSTAAHLLADRPVRLVNGVWWDKVPPVAWWIRADRSGGPVVEQAAHVVDLARALVGPVTSVRAVGTGAPPPVEGADVDAATAATMTFASGAVGTLSSACVLGWKQRAGLEIIADGLALFVGEDELLIRDGSGEERRIAGDPEAARVAVDRAFVDALRGLADDVRVPYAEALETHRVTCAIAESVRTGQAISLVEPAATSIPAPRPSAEGQAGVAPRPAPELQAAAVPRPAAEQQAVAPPAPLQRADSAPVPSPQASAGMDGPGGAGTARGGERADG, encoded by the coding sequence GTGACGGCGACATTCGAGGTGAAAGGTCGGCTTATGGCGTTTAGCGAAAAGTGTCGAGTAGGCATGATCGGTGCGGGAAATGTCGCTCAGCGGCATGCGCGCGTCCTGTCTGGTTTCGCCGACGTGGAGATCATCGGCGTGACCGACGTGGTGCCGCCCGCTGCTGAGGCGCTGGCCGCGAGGCACGGCATACCCGCACTTCCCGACTCTGCGGCCCTCCTCTCGCTCCAACCCGACGCCGTCTACGTGTGTGTTCCCCCTTTCGCCCACGGCCATGCCGAGGAAGCCGTGCTGGCCTCCGGGGCGGCGATGTTCGTCGAGAAGCCGATCGGCGTCGACCTCACGGTGCCGACCCGGATTGCCGCCGAGGTGGCCCGCCGCGGCACCCGCACGGCGGTCGGCCATCACTGGCGCTACCTGGACATCGTGAGCACCGCCGCCCACCTCCTGGCCGACCGCCCGGTGCGGTTGGTCAACGGCGTGTGGTGGGACAAGGTGCCCCCGGTTGCCTGGTGGATCCGTGCCGACCGGTCCGGCGGACCGGTCGTGGAGCAGGCGGCCCACGTGGTGGACCTGGCCCGGGCCCTGGTCGGCCCGGTGACCTCGGTGCGCGCCGTCGGAACCGGGGCCCCGCCCCCGGTTGAGGGCGCCGACGTCGATGCGGCCACAGCGGCGACGATGACCTTCGCCAGCGGTGCGGTCGGGACGCTGAGCTCGGCTTGCGTCCTGGGCTGGAAGCAACGTGCCGGCCTCGAGATCATCGCCGACGGATTGGCGCTCTTCGTGGGTGAGGACGAATTGCTCATCCGGGACGGATCAGGCGAAGAGCGCCGGATCGCCGGCGATCCCGAGGCCGCCCGGGTGGCCGTCGACCGCGCGTTCGTCGACGCCCTGCGCGGTCTCGCCGACGACGTCCGGGTGCCCTACGCGGAGGCGCTGGAGACGCACCGCGTGACCTGCGCGATCGCCGAATCGGTCCGGACCGGTCAGGCGATATCCCTCGTCGAGCCAGCCGCCACCTCCATACCCGCGCCGCGCCCATCGGCCGAGGGACAGGCGGGGGTCGCGCCTCGCCCGGCGCCTGAGCTGCAGGCGGCAGCGGTCCCGCGCCCAGCGGCCGAGCAGCAGGCGGTGGCCCCGCCCGCGCCGCTTCAGCGTGCCGACTCGGCGCCGGTGCCGTCGCCGCAAGCGTCCGCGGGGATGGACGGGCCTGGTGGGGCGGGGACCGCTCGGGGCGGTGAGCGGGCCGATGGGTGA
- a CDS encoding glucosyl-3-phosphoglycerate synthase produces MWHSRTSVSPVVEAWSTYRTGSAGQWTPRQLVAAKRGTTVSVVIPARNEEATIGAIVATIRQQLVERVHLVDELIVVDSRSSDATARVAAAAGAHVVSQDQMTRGLPRLEGKGDALWAGLVAASGDVVAFVDGDLEDFDARFVTGLVGPLLTDQSVGYVKGFYHRGLHHSAGVVEADGGGRVTELTARPLLNLFWPELSGFVQPLAGEYAGRRTLLEKLPFVSGYGVEIAMLIDLLELVGLDALAQVDLGERRHRHQSTEALGRMSGQILHTVWVRLQRQGWVTTDTQPSTLLTQFRRGGTDSLPNLDREIVVTDVSVQERPPLRDMADLQTRRRRSRVAA; encoded by the coding sequence GTGTGGCACTCGCGAACAAGCGTTTCACCAGTGGTCGAGGCCTGGTCGACCTACCGCACCGGATCAGCGGGGCAATGGACGCCGCGCCAGCTCGTCGCCGCCAAGCGCGGCACGACGGTGAGCGTGGTCATTCCCGCCCGCAATGAGGAGGCGACGATCGGAGCGATCGTCGCCACGATCCGGCAGCAGCTCGTCGAACGCGTCCACCTGGTCGACGAGCTGATCGTGGTCGACTCGCGGTCGTCCGACGCGACCGCCCGGGTGGCGGCGGCGGCGGGCGCACATGTGGTCAGCCAGGACCAGATGACCCGCGGCCTGCCGCGGCTGGAAGGCAAGGGGGATGCCCTCTGGGCCGGTCTGGTGGCCGCCAGCGGCGACGTCGTGGCGTTCGTCGACGGCGACCTCGAAGATTTCGACGCCAGGTTCGTCACCGGGCTGGTCGGGCCACTGCTCACCGACCAGAGCGTCGGCTACGTCAAGGGCTTCTACCACCGTGGCCTGCACCACTCGGCCGGCGTGGTCGAGGCCGACGGCGGCGGCCGGGTGACCGAGCTGACGGCGCGGCCGCTGCTCAACCTCTTCTGGCCGGAACTGTCGGGCTTCGTCCAGCCGCTCGCCGGTGAATACGCCGGCCGCCGGACGCTCCTGGAGAAGCTCCCGTTCGTCTCGGGCTACGGGGTCGAGATCGCCATGCTGATCGACCTGCTCGAGCTGGTCGGCCTCGACGCCCTCGCCCAGGTCGACCTCGGCGAACGGCGCCACCGCCACCAGAGCACCGAGGCGCTCGGCCGGATGTCGGGGCAGATCCTGCACACGGTCTGGGTACGCCTCCAGCGCCAGGGCTGGGTCACCACCGACACACAGCCCTCGACGCTGCTCACCCAGTTCCGCCGCGGCGGCACCGACTCACTGCCCAACCTCGACCGCGAGATCGTCGTCACCGACGTCTCCGTCCAGGAGCGCCCGCCACTGCGCGACATGGCCGACCTGCAAACCCGGCGACGCCGCAGCCGGGTGGCGGCATGA
- a CDS encoding glycosyltransferase, with protein MTFTVLVNAGPWLPVPPQGYGGIENIVATLVPELRRLGVTVVLASVGTSTEPVDELVAPFPDGQFGWLQRPFNQASGVATAHQAAVVRTVRQRDDIDLVHDHVEAIGLAMLAAMEPSATPVLHTLHWDLAKHPELYGAFDGGGRISVNGVSAAQLRRAPRALRAHAIGHVYLATPLAVDAETRPIADRAEHVVMLGRITPGKGQDLGVRLAHEAGFDLVLAGPVGPYKQPEDLAAALRDPAASTNPDVRFWREKVGPYVDGNRVRWVGTLTGAARDNLVAEARAMLAPLRWEEPGGTFVVESLALGTPVVATARGCLPELIEHGRTGLLTDSEDELADLVLAAGKLDPAECRHEAARRFTPAAMAKRYVALYEEVAGRPVG; from the coding sequence ATGACCTTCACGGTGCTGGTCAACGCCGGGCCCTGGTTGCCCGTGCCGCCGCAGGGCTACGGCGGCATCGAGAACATCGTCGCGACGCTCGTGCCGGAGCTACGCCGGCTCGGCGTCACCGTGGTGCTCGCCTCGGTGGGCACCAGCACCGAACCCGTCGACGAACTGGTCGCGCCCTTCCCGGACGGCCAGTTCGGTTGGCTGCAACGCCCCTTCAACCAGGCCAGCGGCGTGGCCACGGCGCACCAGGCGGCCGTGGTCCGCACGGTGCGGCAACGCGACGACATCGACCTCGTGCACGACCACGTCGAAGCGATCGGCCTGGCCATGCTGGCCGCGATGGAGCCGAGCGCCACGCCGGTGCTGCACACGCTGCACTGGGACCTGGCCAAGCATCCGGAGCTCTACGGCGCCTTCGACGGCGGCGGCCGGATCAGCGTCAACGGCGTCAGCGCCGCTCAGCTGAGGAGGGCACCGCGCGCACTTCGCGCGCACGCCATAGGCCACGTCTACCTCGCGACCCCGCTCGCGGTCGACGCCGAGACACGACCGATCGCCGACCGCGCCGAGCACGTCGTCATGCTCGGCCGCATCACCCCCGGAAAAGGCCAGGATTTAGGTGTACGCCTCGCGCACGAAGCCGGTTTCGACCTCGTGCTGGCCGGCCCGGTCGGCCCCTACAAGCAGCCCGAAGACCTCGCCGCCGCGCTCCGCGACCCCGCCGCGTCGACCAACCCCGACGTTCGCTTCTGGCGCGAGAAGGTCGGCCCCTACGTCGACGGCAACCGGGTCCGCTGGGTCGGCACACTGACCGGCGCGGCCCGCGACAACCTGGTCGCCGAGGCCCGCGCGATGCTCGCGCCGCTGCGCTGGGAGGAGCCGGGCGGCACGTTCGTCGTCGAGTCTCTTGCGCTCGGCACCCCGGTGGTCGCCACCGCCCGTGGCTGCCTGCCCGAACTGATAGAGCACGGCCGCACGGGCCTGCTCACCGATTCCGAAGACGAACTGGCCGACCTGGTGCTCGCAGCCGGCAAGCTCGACCCGGCCGAATGCCGGCACGAGGCGGCCCGCCGCTTCACGCCGGCGGCGATGGCGAAGCGCTACGTCGCGCTCTACGAGGAGGTGGCCGGTCGCCCGGTCGGGTGA